From the genome of Gemmatimonadota bacterium:
CCTCTCCGTCTTCAACGACGTCGCCATTCGCTTTCGCGACGACTGGCTGGCCGCCATTCGCACCCAGGGTGGTGACGCCGATCGCGAGGCCGGCCGCCTCTCGCTGGACGAGGTGCGCGCCTTTCTCCAGCGCTCGGTCCTCCCCCGTCTGGCGGCCCAGGGGCTCATCCAGTATCCCGTCCCCGGCGACCAGGACGTCGGCGCCAAGGTGCGGCTCGCCCCCGCGTTGTGGAGCGAAATCGCCCCGCAGCGCCTCGACGTCGCCGAGTCGCTCCGGCTCACCGGCGAGCACGCCACCGTGTCGGTTCCGACCCCCACGTCCCGGCGCGCCGTCGACACGAGGCTCCCCGCGTCGGGCAGCGTGCTCGAGGCCAGCGGCCTCGTGAAGGTCTATCGCAAGCGGCGGGTCGTGAATGACGTCGCCGTGCGGCTGCAACAGGGAGAGATCGTCGGGCTCCTCGGGCCCAATGGGGCTGGCAAGACCACGACGTTCTACATGATCGTCGGGCTCATCCAGCCCGAAAACGGGTCGATCAAGCTCGATGGCGAGGAGATCACCCGCATGCCAATGTTCAAGCGCGCGCGGCGGGGGATCGGCTATCTTTCGCAAGAGCCATCGATCTTCCGCAAGCTCACGGTGGAGGACAACATCCTCGCGATCCTCGAGACGTTGCCAATCACCAAGGAGGAGCGTCGATCACGGTTGGAGGGATTGCTCGACGAACTGAGCATCAAGCACCTGCGACACAGCCGTGCCTACGCCCTGTCGGGTGGGGAACGGCGGCGACTCGAGATCACCCGGGCGCTGGTCTCGCAGCCCAAGTTCATGATGCTCGATGAGCCGTTCGCCGGCGTCGACCCGATCGCCGTCCATGACATCCAAACGATCGTGGCCGGGCTGCGCCATCGCGGCATCGGAGTGCTCATCAGCGACCACAACGTGGAACAAACGCTCGATATCGTCGACCGGGCTTACATCATGTTCGACGGCCAGGTGAAGGTCTCAGGAACCGTGCGCGAGCTCGTCTTCGACGACGAGGTCTCGCGCATCTACCTCGGTCCCACCCTCACCGCTCGTCTCCGCGCACGCTTTTCGGCGGAACAGGCGCCCCACGAGGAGCTCCCCGCATGAGAACGGGGCTCGGTCAGCATACGTCCATGCGGCAGGAGCTGAAGATCAATCCACGCCTCTACCAGGCGATGGATCTGCTCTACATGCCCCTGCTCGACCTCCAGCAGCACCTCAAGCAGGAGCTCCTGAACAACCCCTTCCTGGAGATGACCGAGCCCGACGAAGAGGACTCGGAAGAAGAGGAGGAGCGCGAGGGCGAGGAAGGGCCGGTCGACCTGACCGAGCCCGAGACGGCCCCCCCGGAGGAGCGCGAGGCGGTCAACAACGACACCATCGACTGGGAGGAGATCCTCCTCGACGGCTTCGAGACCGGCGGCGTACGGGAGGAACACGAGGAGCGCGAGTACTACGAGCCCGTATCGGTCGACCGCCGCGACCTCGACGACCACCTGAAGGACCAGATCTCCCTGCTCGAACTCACGCCGCGGCAGTTGCTCCTGGCGGACGAGTTCCTGGGCAACATCAACGAGGACGGCTACCTCACCTGCGCCATCCCCGAGATCGTCGAGGGGATCAACGAGGTCGTCGCGCGCGCCGCCGAAAAGGAGGGGTTCCTCGGCGAGCTCCCGCTGTATCGGCTGGATGAAGCCGACGACATGCTCCGCATCGTGCAGACGCTCGACCCGCCCGGCGTGGGCGCGCGCGACCTGCGCGAGTGCCTCTTGTTGCAGCTGCGCGACCTCAAGCATGAGGAGACGCTGCAGTATCGCCTGGTCCGCGACGCATTCGACGAGCTCATCGCCCACCGCTGGAGCGAGATCTCCAAGCGATTCGGCATCAGCGCGCAGGACGTGCAGCAGGCGGCCGACGAGATCGCCAAGCTCGACCCCAAGCCGGGGCTGCGCTACAGCAATGCCAACGACGGCTACATCGTCCCCGATCTCGTGGTCGAGAAGATCGACGGCGCGTACCACGTCTTCATCAACGATGGCAACCTCCCGCGCCTCAAGCTGAGCCGCGCCTACCAGGAGATTGCCCGCGACAAGAAGAAGTTCGATGGCGAAAACAAGGAATTCATCTCGTCCAAGCTCAATTCGGCCAACTGGATGATCCAGGCCATCGAGCAGCGCCGCCAGACGATGCTCAAGGTCATGAACTACATCGTCGACCGGCAGCGCGACTTCTTCGAGAAGGGGGTGCAGTACCTCAAGCCGCTCACCCTGCGCGAGGTGGCCGAGGTCATCGCCATGCACGAGAGTACGGTGAGTCGCGTGACGAACGAGAAGTTCGTGCAGACCCCGCGCGGCGTCCTCCCGCTCAAGTTCTTCTTCTCCTCCGGACTCAGCACCACCGGCGGCGAAGACGTCTCGGCGCGTGGCATCAAGGACCAGATCGAGAAGCTGGTCACCAACGAGGACCCGAAGAACCCGCTCACCGACCAGGCGATCGTCAACATCCTGCGCGACAGCGGGGTCAACATCGCCCGTCGCACCGTGGCGAAGTATCGCGACCAGTTGGGGGTGCTCTCGGCGCGCATGCGCAAGCGGGTATGACCCCGCGGGTCCTGCGCGTCTCCGTCCTCGTCCCCGCCAAGGATGAAGCGGAGAACCTCCCGCTGTTCATGGAGCAGGTGGAGGAAGCCTTCCAGACGTTCGATCAGGGCTTCGAGGTCATCGTCATCGACGACGGCTCGGTCGACGACTCGTGGGCGGTGCTGGAGCGCCTGCGCGCGCGCTACCCGTTCCTGCGCACCGCGCGGCATCGGTCGCGCCGGGGGATCGCCGATGCGCTGCGCACGGGCTACCTCGCGGCGCGTGGCGACATCCTCGTCTTCTATCCCGCCGACCTGCAATTCAAGCCGGCCGACATTCCGCGGTTGGTCGCGCCCATCCTGGCCGATGAAGCGGACATGGTCACCGGCTTCAAGGAAGGGAAGTACGAGAAGGCGTTCGTCTCGTCCGTGTACAACAGGCTGAGCCGCCTCCTCTTTCACGTTCCGGTCAAGGATCTCAATAGCGTGAAGGCGTATCGTCGGGAGATCATGGACATCCTCCCGACGCGCCCCGACTGGCACCGCTACATGATCGTGCTCGCCGCGGCCCAGGGCTACACGGTCACCGAGATCCCCGTCCCGCTCTTTCCTCGCCACGCCGGCAAGTCGAAGTTTGGGATTGGGCGCATTCCGGTCGGTGTGCTCGACATGCTCGCCGTCTGGTTCGAGTTGCGCTTCGCGCAGAAGCCGCTCCTCCTCTTCGGCATGCTGGGGGCGGGGCTCTTCGCCATCGGGGCGTTCGCCGGGCTCGCCGCGCTCGTCTGGCTCGCCCTCACCGGCGTGGGCCTGCGCGCCGTCTGGACCGTCATCCAGACCTGTCTCATCCTCGGGTCGGTCTTCTTCGCCACCGGACTCCTCGGGGAGCAGATCGCCGGCGTGCGCGCGCAGCTGCGCGAGCTGCGGCGCGTCACCGATGAACTTCGCGACGGGTCGCGCGATGGCTGACGCGCCTCGCCTGCGCGTCCTCTTCCTCACCCACTCGTATCCCCGCGTCCCTGGCGACGCCGCCGGGTCGTTCCTCTTGCACCTGGCGACGGCGCTGCGCGGGGAAGGGGTCGAGGTCCGCGTCATCGCCCCGGCGGGAGAAGGGCTCCCGGCGCACGACACGTTCGACGGCATTCGCGTCGACCGCTTCCACTACGCGCCGCGTCGCTATGAGAACCTCGCCTACACCGGCGAGATGGCGCAGGAGGTGCAACGCTCGTGGCGCGCGAAGGTGGCCCTCGTCGGCTTCCTCGGGGCGCAGTTCGGCGTTGCCACGCGCGTCCGACGGGAGTTCTCCCCGCAGCTGGTGCATGCGCACTGGTGGTTCCCGGGGGGGCTCGTCGGCACGTGGGTCGCCGGGCTGGGGCGACTCCCGCTCGTCACCACCATGCACGGCACCGACGTGCGCCTGGCGCGCGCCAAGAGCTTCGCGCGCCCGCTCTTCCGCCGCGTCATGCACCAGTCGTGCGCCGTCACCACCGTCTCGCGGTGGCTCGCCGCCGAGGTGCACGACATGGTCCCGGACGTGACGCCGCTCGTCGCTCCGATGCCCGTCTCCACGGCGCTCTTTGCCCCTGGCGACACACGCACGACAGACCGCGTGCTCTTCGTGGGACGCCTCAACGCCCAGAAGGGGATCGCGCTCCTCCTGGATGCCGTCGCGCGCATGCGCCACCGCGTCCACTTCGACCTCGTGGGCGACGGCTCCGACGCACCGGTCCTTCGCGCCCAGGCCGAGCGCCTCGGAATCGCCGATCGCCTCACCTGGCACGGGGCGCTTCCGCAGACCGCGCTGCCGGCGTTGTATCAGCGGGCCTCCGCCCTCGTCGTGCCGAGCATCGGCGAAGGGCTCGGGCTCGTGGCGGTCGAGGCGCAGCTCTGCGGGGCCCCCGTCGTCGCCTTCGAGAGTGGTGGCATCACCGATACCGTGACGCACGGCGAAACCGGCCTCCTCGTCCCACCGGGCGACGTCAATGCCCTCGCCGAGGCGCTCGACCGGCTCTTCGATGATCCCGAACTGCGCTTGGCGTTAGGCAGGGCGGGGCGCATGTCCGCGCTCGGCGACTTCGCCCCCGAGTCCGCGGCGCGGCGGTACGCCACCCTCTACCGCACGATCGTTGCGCCGTAGCGCCACGCGGCTGGTCTTCGCGCTCCTGGCCGTCGCCGCGGTCCTCCTTGCCGCGCGAGCCATCGCCAGCCAGTGGCGCGCCTTTCGCGATTCCGGCGCCCACCTCTCCCCGCGCTGGTCGCTCATCGCGCTCTCGAGCGTCCTCGTCCTCGTCGCCTATGCCGTCCTCGTCGAAACGTGGCGGCGGACCGTGCGTGCCTGGGACGCTGAACTGCCGTGGGGCGAGGCGGCCCGCATCTGGTTCATCTCCAACCTCGGGCGCTACCTCCCCGGCAAGGTCTGGCAGATCGGCGCCATGGGGGTCATGGCACAGGAGCAGGGGGTGTCGGTCGTCGCCGCCACCGGCTCCGCACTGGTCATCAACCTCGTCAACCTGCTCGCGGGCTTCGGGGTCGTGCTGGTGACCGGTGCCGAGTTCTTCGAGGCGCGAAACGCCGCCCTCGCTTTCGGCGCGCTCCTGCTCGCAGGCATCGTTCTGGCGCCGCGCCTTGTCCCATTCATCGGGCGTCTCGCCGGAAAGGTGATCGGGCGCCCGCTCGACGTCCCCACGCTCCCCGATCGAGCCGTCTGGCTCGCCGCCGTCGGGTGCGTGGTCGCCTGGCTGCTGTACGGCGTGGCGTTCCAGTGCTTCGTGGCGGGGATCCTCGGGCAGGCCCCGGGGCGTACGTCGTCGTACATCGCCGCCTTCACCGGATCCTATCTGGCGGGCTACATTGCGTTGTTTGCGCCGGGAGGCATCGGCGTGCGGGAAGGGTCGCTCATCTTCGCGTTAGGCCGGTTCGGGCTGGCGCAGGCTGGGGCGGCCGGGGTCATCTCCCTCACGTCGCGGCTCTGGCTCACCGTGCTCGAGGTCCTCCCGGGCCTCGTCTTCCTGGCTGTCGACGCCCTGCGGGGGCGTCGCCCTACATCGTCCACCCCGTCATGACCCGTTCGCCCGACGTCGCAGCCCCCGTTGGACCACCACCGGCTGCGCCGCCCGGACCGCGCTTCGCGCTTGGCTGGGCCGCCCTCATCCACGCCGTCTGTACGCTGGCGTTAGGCTTCCCGGCCCTCGCCGGCAAGTTCCTGGTCAATCCGTATTCCGACCAGTACATCGCCGGCTATCCGTTCCGCGAGTTCGCCCGCAGCCACTGGCACCGCTTTGGCGAGATTCCGCAGTGGAATCCGTATCTCTTCGGCGGCATGCCATTCGTCGATGCGATGCACGGCGACACGTTCTATCCCACCGCGGCGCTGCGCATCCTCATCGGCACCGACGCCGGGATGACCTGGGGGCTGCTCCTCCACGTCTTCCTCGCCGGGCTCTTCACTTTCGTCTTTCTGCGCGCGATCGGGCTGTCGTTCTTCGCCGCCGTGGTGGGGGGCGTGGCCTACCAGATGGGGGGCAACGTCGCCGGGCTCGTCTCGCCCGGTCACGACGGCAAGATGTTCATCGCCGCGCTCCTCCCGCTCGCGCTGTATTTCGTGGTCCGTGGCGTTCGCGATGGCCGGAAGGCGTCGTGGGGAGCGCTGGCCATCGTCGTCGGTCTCGCCGTCCTGTCACCGCACCCGCAGCTGCTGCAGTACATGCTCCTCGTGACGGGAGCGTTCGCCCTCTTCCTCGCCCTCGGCTACGGGAGCGACTCGACCCTGGCGCGGCGCGATGGCGTCGTCCGCCTCGGCGCGGCGCTGAGCTCGGTCGCGGTGGGCATGGTCATCGGAGCGATCCAGTTCTGGCCAGTGAAGACGTACGAGCCCTTCTCGCCACGCGCGGGGGGGAAGGGGTGGGAGCACGCCGTCTCGTACTCACTCCCCCCGGAAGAGACGCTCAACTTCATGATCCCGCAGTTCACGGGGATCCTGGACAAGTACTGGGGACGGAACGGCATCCACTTCCATTCCGAGTACATCGGCGCCGCGGTCCTCTTTCTGGCTGGACTCGCGCTCGGCGCGTGGACCCTCCGATCGCACAAGCGCATCGTCTGGTTCTTCCTTGGCGCCTTCGTGATCTCGCTGCTGTGGGCCATGGGGGGCTACACCCCCTTCTACTCGCTGGTCTACGCCCTCGTCCCGGGAACCAAGTACTTCCGGGCCCCCAGCACGATGCTGTTCGTCGTTTCGTTCTGTGCGGCCGTCCTCGCCGCCTTCGGAAGCGAGCGTATCGTTCGACTCGAGAATCGGAGGCGCTACGCGATCGGCTGGATCATCGCGGCGGTTCTCATCGGCGTGCTCGGCGCGTCGGGCGCGCTCACCAACGTGGGGGTCTCGATTGCCGGGGCCGAGCGGGCGGACTACGTCATGGCGAACGACGGGGCACTGCGCGTCGGGGCGCTCCGGTCGATGCTGTTCATCCTCATGGCCGTCGGGATCGCGTTCGTCGTGAGCACCCGTCGTGTCTCGCGCGACCTCGGCGGGACGCTTCTGATTCTTCTCGTAGCCCTCGATTGCGCGAGCGTCCTGCGCCAATACTGGCAGTTCTCGGAGCCCGCGGAGATCACGTACGCGAGCAACCCCGTCATCGACTACCTCAAGAAGCAGCCAGGGCCGTACCGAGTCCTCTCGTTCCAGACCGCCCCATCCGAGGGCGTGCACGACCCGCTCTTGAACTACGACGGGTTGATGGTGCACGGCATCGCCAACGTGCTCGGCTATCACGGAAACGAGTTGGGCGCGTACGACCGGCTGGCGGGGAAAGACGACGGATTCCGTCAGGTCGCCAATCCCAACTTCTGGCGGCTCTTGAACATGCGCTACGTCCTTACCAACTCACCTGACAACATCGGGATCAAGGAGCTGAAGCAGGTCGCCGGCCCCGCCCGCGACGCGTCGGGGAGCGAGCTGTACCTGCACGAGATTCCTTTCGAGACGTCGTATGCGTGGGTGACGCCCGCGATGGCCAAGGCCGACGAGGCGTCGGTCATGGCGACGGTGCTCGACCCGCGATTCGACGTGCGGCGCGCCACCGTGTTCGACAACTCAGCGGCGGTGAAGGTAGAACCGCTGACCAACCTCCCGGAACCGCTGGCCATCCGGGCGACGGTGAAGGACTACTCGCCGGGGCGCGCCACTATCGAACTCGATAGTCCGGCCCCCCCGGGGGCGGCGCTCATGGTCTCCGAGAATTGGTATCCTGGGTGGACCGCCACCGTGGATGGCAAGACGGCCACCATCGGGAAGGCCGCCGTCTCGCTGATGGGGATCGCACTACCGGCCGGGGCACGGAAGGTCCAGCTCCAGTTCACCAACCCGCCGTACGAGACGGGGAAGTCGGTGACGCTCATGGCACTCGCCGCGGCGCTGCTCATGCTCGCAGGCGGCACACTCCTCGACCGAAGGAGAGCGAGCAGTGTCTGAGCCGGCGGGGCTGGCGGAGAAGGCACTGGTCATCGTCCCGACGTACAACGAGCGGGAGAACATCATTCGCCTGATCGACGCGGTCCTCGCACAGGATCCGCGCATCGAGGTGCTGGTCGTTGACGACGGTTCGCCCGACGGGACGGGGGCGCTGGTCGACGAGCGCGCGGCGTCCGACGGTCGCGTGCATGTCGTGCATCGCCCCCGAAAGATGGGGCTCGGCACCGCCTACCTCGCCGGCTTTCGCTGGGCCCTCGAGCGCGACTACGAGCTGGTGTTCGAGATGGACGCCGACTTCTCGCACGATCCGTCGCATCTCCCGCAGTTCCTGGACAGCGCTCGCGACGCGGATCTGGTGCTGGGCTCGAGGTATCGCGAAGGGAAGGTCACGGTCGTGAACTGGCCGATGGCGCGGCTGCTGTTGAGCTACAGCGCGAACATCTATGCGCGAATCGTGACCGGGCTGCCCTTGTACGACGCCACGGGCGGATTCAAGTGCTTCCATAGGAAAGTACTTGAGGCGATCGACCTAAGTGATGTTAGATCAAACGGATACGCGTTCCAGATTGAGATGAGCTTTCGGGCGTGGCGCAAAGGGTTCCGTATAGTGGAGATCCCGATCGTCTTCGTCGATCGTACCGAGGGCGAGAGCAAGATGTCCAAGCGGATCGTTCGGGAAGCCATCTGGATGGTCTGGCGGCTGCGCTGGTGGGCGATCATTCGGAGGGTGTAGCCATGGTGGGTCGCGAGTTCTGGAAGATGAGCGGGTCGGGCAACGACTTCGTCTTCTTCAACGCCATGCACGTGGCCGCAGGCGACCTCGCGACTCCGGCACGCATCGGACAGCTCTGTGAGCGCCGGACCGGAATCGGCGCAGATGGCGTCGTCTTCCTCGAACCGCACGACGTGCACGCCTTCTCGATGCGCTACTTCAATCGGGACGGATCGCTCGCCGAGATGTGCGGGAATGCCGCGCTGTGCAGCACTCGGCTGGCGCGCGAACTCGGAATCGTCGAGCAGGGCGAGTTCACCTTCCAGACGGTCTCCGGGCCGGTCACCGGGCGCTTCCAGGATGGGACGCCACAGATCGACATGGTCCCGGTAACCCAGCTCGCGGCGACGTTCGAGACGCCGCGCCTTCCGGGTGAGCAGCGCATCGGCTTCGCCCGGGTCGGCGTACCGCACCTCGTCGTCCTCGTTCCGGACGTTGAGCTGGTCGACGTGTATCACCGCGGAAGTGAGCTGCGCCACCTCGCATCGCTCCGCGACGGCGCCAACGCGAACTTCGTGTCGAAAAGCGTCGATGGGCGCTGGTCGATCCGCACGTATGAACGCGGCGTCGAGGAAGAGACGCTGGCCTGCGGCACCGGCTCCGTCGCCTCAGCGGCGCTGCTGACGGCCTGGGGGCTCGAGCGCGGTCGCGTCGTCCTCACGACCAGGTCAGGCTGCGACCTGATTGCCTCGGTCGCGCACGAGCCGGAGCAGGGAACGCCGATGCTCGCTGGCGAAGGACGTATCGTCTTCAGCGGACACTTGGGCGAACTCTGACCGCTCCGTAACGGGTCGAAGTCGGCCCCGTTCTACGATGTCTCTTGCTCCGACCCACTGTCGCATTTCGCGCAGCGTCTCGAGCCTCGATCTGCCAGGCGCGTTAACTCAGTGGAGCATCGCGACCGCGCGAGCGTCACGAACGGCGCGGACTCAGAAGCGGTGAGAGGGGGCCAGCCCTTGGTTTCCCCGAGTTTTCCACCGATTGAGTTTACATAACACATATTATGCGTAATACTTCGCTCCCAAGAAGACGGGCCGGGAGAGACCCCTCCCGGCCCATCTCACTGTCGTCAGCTTCGCGGCAGTTCGGTCTCTATCACGGCGCGACTAGCGCGCCGCGACGGATGCGCCGAGTTCGCCGACGCGGAGACGCGCCTCACCGTTGAGCGGCGACGATTGATCGTCGGCCATCGACTGCCAGAGCTTCAACGCGTCCTCCTTCTTGCCCGCCAAGGCGAATGACCGGGCGGCGTCTGCCTTGTAGGTCTCGCGTTCGGACGGGAGCTTGGACGCTTCCGACGCCTTCAAGTACTCGGCCGCCGCCTCGGCAGGCTTGCCGGACTGTTCCAGTCCGCCCGCGCGCAACGCGTGGAGCGACGGCTGCAGCGCTCCCGCCGAACCGATCTCGTCGAGGATCTTGAGCCCTTCGGCGACCTTGCCCTGCTGGAAGTTCACCTGCGCCAGGAGCAGGCGCGCCTGCGTTCCCGCCGGCGTCGAGCCGTAGCGCTGTACGAGCTTCTGGAGGTCGGCCGCTGCAAGCGGAAGGTTGCCAGACGCCACGCTGCGCTGTGCGTCACCCAACGCACGAGATGCGCCCGCGGCCTTCGTCGCGTTGGAGCGCGAGAAGACCCAAGTGCCCGCAACGATCGCCGCCACCACGATGGCGCCAATGCCGACCTGGCGCCCATGCGCTTGCAGCCAATCCATCAGGGACTCCGCCGAATCGTCGAGCTGCGGCCGAGCCGCTTCACCTGTTTTGGTCATGTGTTGTCAGGCTTTCCCTGCCCCGTGTGTGTCCTTTTCGGGGACGAAGTTTTGCGTGGTAACGCGCACGTTATGCGGAAGTGTTAACGCACGTCGCATGATGCGCGTTAAAGATGTGTAGCACACCGTCTTGCCGGAAGTGTGGCCTTGTCCCCGCGAGAGTTTTCGCTATCCTTCCCAGCGCCCTCACCCTCAACCACTTACCATGATTAGGCGCAAAGGCATTTCACGAATCGACCAGCCGGAGAAGCACAACCACGGCTGGCTTGTTCAGGTCACTTTCGAAGGCAAAACCCACCGGAAGTGGTTCTCGGACAACAAGCATGGTGGCAAGAAGAAGGCGTTCGCGCAGGCCGTGGTCTGGCGCGACAAGACCGAGAAGGCGCTGGGCAAGCCGCAGACGGGTCGGGTGGTGGTGCGTTCCCGCCGAAACAAGTACGGCGTGACGGGTGTGCAGTGGGACAAGCGGCATCAGGCATTCATCGTCTCCATCAATCCTGAGCCCGGCAAGCAGAAGCGCTTCTACGTCCCTGCCAAGGGTCGCAAGAAGGCCGAGGCGCTGGAAGAGGCGAAGAAGCTCCGCCTCAAGCTGGAGAAGGAGATCTACGCGAAGCGCGGCGCCTAAGGCATCAGACGCTGGAGCAGACAGGGGCCCCGACCGCTTTCACGCGGAGGGGCCCCTTGTCTTGGCGGATGCCGCACGACGCAAGGCGCAACGCACTGCACCGCCGAGGTGCCCCCGACACGATTCGAACGTGCGACCAACGGTTTAGGAAACCGCTGCTCTATCCATCTGAGCTACGGGGGCATGCCCAAGGCGCGCCGTGAATCTACCCGTGCGCCGAGAGACGGTAAAGCCGAGAGCAGGCCCGTCCCCCTCGGCTAGTAGACGATCGCACTCTCCACACGCTGCCCGGGGAGCATCGCGCGCCCGCCCAGGAACGCGAGCTCGATCAGGAAGGTGCTGCCCACCACTTCGCCGCCAAGCTTATGCACGAGTCGCGAGGCCGCGGCCGCCGTCCCGCCGGTGGCGAGCACGTCATCGGTGACGAGAACGCGGGCCCCGCTTCCCAACGCATCGATGTGCACTTCGAGCGCGTCGGTGCCGTACTCGAGCGCATACTCCTCGCGCGTCGTCTCGTACGGCAGCTTGCCCGGCTTGCGCACAGGGATAAGACCGGCGCCGAGCGTCACCGCGACGGGCCCTCCAAACAGGAAGCCGCGGCTCTCGATCGACAGCACATGCGTGATCCCAGCGTCTCGAAACGGTGCCGCCAGCTGCGCGCACGTTGCCGCGAAGAGCTCGGCGTCGCCCAGGAGCGGCGTGATGTCCTTGAACGAGATGCCCGGCTTGGGATAGTCGGGGATCTCGCGAATTGCGCGACGAATGGCCGCGCGGAGCGCGTCCTCGCCTGCGGCGCCTGCCGCGCCAGCCGCGTGAGTCACTTGAGGATCGTGAAGGGGTGAGGAAGTTCGAGCGACGGCTGGGGGACCAGCTTGATCACTTGCTTCACCGTCGCTCCCGGCGGTCCCTGTCGCACCGCATCGAGCAAGGCGCGCACAGACTCCTCGCCTCCGGACGCGGCAATCTCGAGGTTGCCGCTGGACAGGTTGCGCACCCATCCCGACAGCTCGAGTGCTCGTGCCTGTTGTTGAACAAAGTGTCGAAAGCCGATCCCCTGGACTTTCCCGGCGACTTCGATGTGAACGACAGGCACGAGATCCGAGATGCGTTACGGTCGGGCTGAAAGGAGCGAGGAGAGGACGCTCGCCAGCACCGCCTCGGGGCTCGCGCCGGCGTCAGTCGTCGGCACAATCTCGCCTCCCCGCACCCGTCGCGCTACCGCCTCCAGCGTCGCCAGGATGTGCGCCTGCGACTGGGATCGGGCCACGAACGCTCGCAGGTCCACATCGGCCTGGCTTTCCGGGGCGTCATCGTCCCCTTCCCGCTCGAGCGATGGCCCAGCTGCAATCCACGCTCCTGTCGACTGGACCCCAGCGACGACCCCATCGCCCATCAGCGACTCCAGCCCGGGAATCGGCGTGGGCATTGCCACGACCTCCTCCGGAGCGAGCGAGAAGCGATCGAGTTCCGCGTCGAGCAGCGATGACGCGACGGCGGCCGAGCTCTCCGTCGCCGTCACCGTGTCGTTAACCGGGTCGACGGACCACGCAGCCGCTCCCGTGCCCTTCGCCATTTCCGGCGACATCTCGGCGCTTGGTGCCGGCATGAGCACCGACTCCGACTCGCCATCCCATGCTGCGGCCGCGCTGGCAAGTTCAGTTTCGGTGGTCTCCGTTTCGGAAGCCACGGCCTCGATCGACTCTGCCGCCACTGCGTCTGGCGCGACCGACGCCTGGACCTCAGCCAACCCGTCGCTCGCCGCCTCGATCGGTGCGAGCGGCGCTGCCGCGTCGAGGAGGGCGGTCGCGGAGACATCTTCGAAGGCGCCAGCGTCGACGTCTCCCACCTCGACAGGCTCGTCCTGGCCGGCCGACACCGCGGCGACTGCGGATACGATCTCCGATTCGTCGTCCGGAGTCTCGTAGCCTCCGACGTTCAGCGCGGAACATTCGCTTTCGTCGAGCGCGACGTACGCGCCGTCGTCCAGCGCGGCGTACGCGCTGTCGTCAGGCGCGGCGTACGCGCTGTCGTCGAGCGCGGCGTACGCTTCGTCATCGAGCACGAAGTCATTCGCGAACTCCACGGGCCGTTCGTCGACCACTGCCGCTGCGACCTCCGGTAACGCGAGTTCCACCGACGCGGGCTCCGGCGACGAAAGCTCGGGCGACGCGAGCTCGG
Proteins encoded in this window:
- a CDS encoding glycosyltransferase family 2 protein → MTPRVLRVSVLVPAKDEAENLPLFMEQVEEAFQTFDQGFEVIVIDDGSVDDSWAVLERLRARYPFLRTARHRSRRGIADALRTGYLAARGDILVFYPADLQFKPADIPRLVAPILADEADMVTGFKEGKYEKAFVSSVYNRLSRLLFHVPVKDLNSVKAYRREIMDILPTRPDWHRYMIVLAAAQGYTVTEIPVPLFPRHAGKSKFGIGRIPVGVLDMLAVWFELRFAQKPLLLFGMLGAGLFAIGAFAGLAALVWLALTGVGLRAVWTVIQTCLILGSVFFATGLLGEQIAGVRAQLRELRRVTDELRDGSRDG
- the rpoN gene encoding RNA polymerase factor sigma-54, yielding MRQELKINPRLYQAMDLLYMPLLDLQQHLKQELLNNPFLEMTEPDEEDSEEEEEREGEEGPVDLTEPETAPPEEREAVNNDTIDWEEILLDGFETGGVREEHEEREYYEPVSVDRRDLDDHLKDQISLLELTPRQLLLADEFLGNINEDGYLTCAIPEIVEGINEVVARAAEKEGFLGELPLYRLDEADDMLRIVQTLDPPGVGARDLRECLLLQLRDLKHEETLQYRLVRDAFDELIAHRWSEISKRFGISAQDVQQAADEIAKLDPKPGLRYSNANDGYIVPDLVVEKIDGAYHVFINDGNLPRLKLSRAYQEIARDKKKFDGENKEFISSKLNSANWMIQAIEQRRQTMLKVMNYIVDRQRDFFEKGVQYLKPLTLREVAEVIAMHESTVSRVTNEKFVQTPRGVLPLKFFFSSGLSTTGGEDVSARGIKDQIEKLVTNEDPKNPLTDQAIVNILRDSGVNIARRTVAKYRDQLGVLSARMRKRV
- the lptB gene encoding LPS export ABC transporter ATP-binding protein, with protein sequence MSVPTPTSRRAVDTRLPASGSVLEASGLVKVYRKRRVVNDVAVRLQQGEIVGLLGPNGAGKTTTFYMIVGLIQPENGSIKLDGEEITRMPMFKRARRGIGYLSQEPSIFRKLTVEDNILAILETLPITKEERRSRLEGLLDELSIKHLRHSRAYALSGGERRRLEITRALVSQPKFMMLDEPFAGVDPIAVHDIQTIVAGLRHRGIGVLISDHNVEQTLDIVDRAYIMFDGQVKVSGTVRELVFDDEVSRIYLGPTLTARLRARFSAEQAPHEELPA
- a CDS encoding flippase-like domain-containing protein, whose protein sequence is MRRSATRLVFALLAVAAVLLAARAIASQWRAFRDSGAHLSPRWSLIALSSVLVLVAYAVLVETWRRTVRAWDAELPWGEAARIWFISNLGRYLPGKVWQIGAMGVMAQEQGVSVVAATGSALVINLVNLLAGFGVVLVTGAEFFEARNAALAFGALLLAGIVLAPRLVPFIGRLAGKVIGRPLDVPTLPDRAVWLAAVGCVVAWLLYGVAFQCFVAGILGQAPGRTSSYIAAFTGSYLAGYIALFAPGGIGVREGSLIFALGRFGLAQAGAAGVISLTSRLWLTVLEVLPGLVFLAVDALRGRRPTSSTPS
- a CDS encoding glycosyltransferase gives rise to the protein MADAPRLRVLFLTHSYPRVPGDAAGSFLLHLATALRGEGVEVRVIAPAGEGLPAHDTFDGIRVDRFHYAPRRYENLAYTGEMAQEVQRSWRAKVALVGFLGAQFGVATRVRREFSPQLVHAHWWFPGGLVGTWVAGLGRLPLVTTMHGTDVRLARAKSFARPLFRRVMHQSCAVTTVSRWLAAEVHDMVPDVTPLVAPMPVSTALFAPGDTRTTDRVLFVGRLNAQKGIALLLDAVARMRHRVHFDLVGDGSDAPVLRAQAERLGIADRLTWHGALPQTALPALYQRASALVVPSIGEGLGLVAVEAQLCGAPVVAFESGGITDTVTHGETGLLVPPGDVNALAEALDRLFDDPELRLALGRAGRMSALGDFAPESAARRYATLYRTIVAP